The following are encoded together in the Mycteria americana isolate JAX WOST 10 ecotype Jacksonville Zoo and Gardens chromosome 2, USCA_MyAme_1.0, whole genome shotgun sequence genome:
- the NXPH1 gene encoding neurexophilin-1 translates to MQAVYWYAVLLLQPTLYLVTCANLTNGGKTELLKSGSSKSTLKHIWTESSKDLSISRLLSQTFRGKENDTDLDLRYDAPETYSEQDLWDWLRNSTDLQEPRPRAKRRPIVKTGKFKKMFGWGDFHSNIKTVKLNLLITGKIVDHGNGTFSVYFRHNSTGQGNVSVSLVPPTKIVEFDLAQQTVIDAKDSKSFNCRIEYEKVDKATKNTLCNYDPSKTCYQEQTQSHVSWLCSKPFKVICIYISFYSTDYKLVQKVCPDYNYHSDTPYFPSG, encoded by the coding sequence gttaCTTGTGCAAATTTaacaaatggaggaaaaacagaACTTCTAAAATCAGGAAGCTCCAAATCCACACTAAAGCACATATGGACAGAAAGTAGCAAAGACTTGTCCATCAGCCGACTGCTGTCACAGACTTTTCGTGGAAAGGAAAACGATACAGATTTGGACCTGCGATACGATGCCCCAGAAACTTATTCTGAGCAAGACCTCTGGGACTGGCTGAGGAACTCCACAGACCTGCAAGAGCCTCGGCCCAGAGCAAAGAGACGGCCCATTGTCAAGACTGggaaatttaagaaaatgtttggcTGGGGTGATTTTCATTCCAACATCAAGACTGTGAAGCTAAATCTGCTAATAACGGGGAAAATCGTTGACCATGGCAATGGGACGTTTAGTGTTTACTTCAGGCATAACTCCACTGGTCAAGGGAATGTATCTGTGAGCCTAGTGCCCCCTACAAAAATAGTGGAATTTGACTTGGCACAACAGACGGTGATTGATGCCAAAGATTCCAAGTCCTTTAACTGTCGAATCGAGTATGAAAAGGTTGACAAGGCTACCAAGAACACACTCTGCAACTATGACCCTTCAAAAACCTGTTATCAGGAGCAGACCCAGAGCCATGTGTCATGGCTCTGCTCCAAGCCCTTTAAAGTAATCTgtatttacatttccttttatagTACAGATTATAAACTAGTACAGAAGGTGTGTCCTGATTACAACTACCACAGTGACACACCCTACTTCCCATCAGGGTGA